The sequence below is a genomic window from Thiomonas intermedia.
GCGCTGCAGACCTTGCTCGCGCACCAGGTCGGCGAAGCGGGCGCGAGCGTCGCGCTGGTCGAGGTAGAAGCCGGTCTTGTGGCCGGTGGCGACATCAACCCGCAGCCGCAGCCCGTTTTCACGGATCTCGACCTGGGTTTCTCCTTGGCCCTGCAGCCAGCCGGTGGAGGCAGGCAGTCCCTCGCGTTCGCGCAAGGCGGCGTCCGAGCGTTCGTAGATCCGTGTGCCGGGCATGAGGCGCTGCAAGCCGTCTGCGATCGCGGATTTCCAGCGTTCGATGCCTGCGCTGCCCGCTTGCAGCACCACGATGTCGTCATAGCGATCGACGATGCAGCCGGGCAGACCATCGCTCTCGCCGTGCACCAGTCGGCAGGCGCTGAGGTCGAGCCCCAGCGCCTGGCGGCGCGCGAGGGCGGCGCGCAGGCGTGAGGCGAAGAACGCGGCATCGATGCGCTCGGAGGCGTCGAAGCTCCACGCGCGCAGCCGGATCTGCGAGGCCGGGCTGAACGCCGCCCAGGCCAGAAACTGTCCGTCGGAAGACTCCACCCGCACGGTCTCGCCCGAGTCGGCACCGCCCTTGGCAATGGAACTGGCGAAGACCCAGGGATGGCGGCGCAGCAAGGAGCGATCCTTGCCGGGGTGCAGGCGAATGACTTTCATGGCGACAACGGGGCGGCTCAGGGCTTTTTGCGTGCGCGGGGGTGGGCCGCGTCGTAGACCTTGGCCAGATGCTGGAAGTCCAGGCGGGTGTAGACCTGGGTGGTGGCAATGCTGGAATGGCCCAGTAATT
It includes:
- a CDS encoding class I SAM-dependent rRNA methyltransferase, encoding MKVIRLHPGKDRSLLRRHPWVFASSIAKGGADSGETVRVESSDGQFLAWAAFSPASQIRLRAWSFDASERIDAAFFASRLRAALARRQALGLDLSACRLVHGESDGLPGCIVDRYDDIVVLQAGSAGIERWKSAIADGLQRLMPGTRIYERSDAALREREGLPASTGWLQGQGETQVEIRENGLRLRVDVATGHKTGFYLDQRDARARFADLVREQGLQRVLNCFSYTGGFSLAALAGGARQVVSVDSSAPALALAAEHVALNGFDAARASFLDADVNATLRRLRDEGAQFDAIVLDPPKFAATPQQVERAARAYKDINRLAFHLLPPGGWLFTFSCSGGISADLFQKIVAGAALDAGTDAQIVARTGAGLDHPLSLHFPEGEYLKGLLLRRS